One window of Mycoplasma cottewii genomic DNA carries:
- a CDS encoding type IA DNA topoisomerase, which yields MKVLVLLESPSKIEKIKHYLEEGFKENEYTVLASGGHISKIADKGTWGLGIDLETMQPQFTVEKTRAKIVSQIKKEGKNADLIVLASDPDREGEAIAWHLASLFDNKKKEIKRATFNEITKDAVIEAFNNLRDIDMNLVQAQFARQMLDKIIGYLVSKSLQKSTGLMSAGRVQTPALNILTTRDEIIKQFKEVLYKKIFVIDNKNNINLNLTKDKNNKTVNTEKTYYISENQSKEIIDQLSEVYKCSDYKSTAFETRSFKPYSTAGLLQDGFSKLKLSAGQITVAAQKLYESGYITYIRTDSVKYSDQFIKDAKEYISKNYSENLFKEHIVGKKDLNSQEAHESIRPTDISMTPEKAILEIEDKTQQRVYSLIWWNSIKSLMKGPSGFNHRWTFKNEGYEFKQSWQEVLDLGYQAIKHSSSDENVEITEDDEIEEISNQKPSFEFKQGFELNISKDYIKVEDSKTNPPKMFNQASLIKELKNLGIGRPSTYNPILTKLKDRQYVEYPKSKPIVVTDKGYEANQFLYNQYQDFFNLNYTADMEYKLDKISEGSFNYVSWLKDIYHALDKKVKEDVSQAQTDILCPRCKEANLVYIKSKFNRGRGCSNFTTTGCGYREYEQPDGTWKEYVPAPKDDKNNDEN from the coding sequence ATGAAAGTATTAGTTTTACTAGAGTCACCATCAAAAATTGAAAAAATTAAGCACTATTTAGAAGAAGGTTTTAAAGAAAATGAATATACAGTTCTAGCTAGTGGTGGGCATATTTCAAAAATCGCTGATAAAGGAACATGAGGATTAGGAATTGATCTAGAAACAATGCAACCTCAATTTACAGTTGAAAAAACAAGAGCAAAAATAGTTAGTCAAATTAAAAAAGAAGGTAAAAATGCTGATTTAATAGTTTTAGCTTCCGATCCAGATCGAGAAGGAGAAGCTATTGCTTGACACTTAGCTAGTTTGTTTGATAATAAGAAAAAAGAAATTAAACGTGCCACATTTAACGAAATTACAAAAGATGCAGTTATTGAAGCTTTCAATAATTTAAGAGATATTGATATGAATCTAGTTCAAGCTCAATTTGCAAGACAAATGCTAGATAAAATTATCGGTTATCTTGTTTCAAAATCATTACAAAAATCAACTGGTTTAATGAGTGCAGGACGTGTTCAAACTCCAGCATTAAACATTTTAACTACACGTGATGAAATCATAAAACAATTTAAAGAAGTTCTATATAAAAAGATTTTTGTAATTGATAATAAAAATAATATTAATTTAAATTTAACAAAAGACAAAAATAATAAAACTGTAAACACTGAAAAAACTTACTATATAAGTGAAAATCAATCAAAAGAAATTATCGATCAATTATCTGAAGTTTATAAATGTAGCGATTATAAATCTACAGCTTTTGAAACTAGAAGTTTTAAACCTTACTCAACTGCAGGATTATTACAAGATGGATTTAGTAAATTGAAATTAAGTGCTGGTCAAATTACAGTAGCTGCTCAAAAATTGTATGAATCAGGTTATATTACTTATATTCGTACAGATTCAGTAAAATATTCAGATCAATTTATCAAAGATGCTAAAGAATATATTTCTAAAAATTATTCAGAGAATTTATTTAAAGAACATATTGTAGGTAAAAAAGATCTAAACAGTCAAGAAGCTCACGAATCAATTAGACCAACTGATATTTCAATGACTCCTGAAAAAGCAATTTTAGAAATTGAAGATAAAACTCAACAAAGAGTTTATAGTTTAATTTGATGAAACTCTATTAAGTCATTAATGAAAGGTCCTAGCGGATTTAATCATAGATGAACATTTAAAAATGAAGGTTATGAATTCAAACAATCATGACAAGAGGTTTTAGATCTAGGTTATCAAGCAATTAAACACTCATCAAGTGATGAAAACGTTGAAATAACTGAAGATGACGAAATTGAAGAAATTTCAAATCAAAAACCAAGTTTTGAATTTAAACAAGGATTTGAACTAAACATTTCAAAAGATTACATTAAAGTTGAAGATTCAAAAACTAATCCACCTAAAATGTTTAACCAAGCAAGTTTAATTAAAGAATTGAAAAACTTAGGAATAGGAAGACCTTCAACATATAACCCAATTTTAACTAAATTAAAAGATCGTCAATACGTAGAATATCCTAAATCAAAACCTATAGTAGTTACTGATAAAGGTTATGAAGCAAATCAATTTTTATACAATCAATATCAAGACTTTTTCAACCTAAACTATACTGCTGATATGGAATATAAATTAGATAAAATTAGTGAAGGATCATTTAACTATGTTAGTTGATTGAAAGATATTTATCATGCATTAGATAAAAAAGTAAAAGAAGATGTTTCTCAAGCTCAAACTGATATTTTATGTCCAAGATGTAAAGAAGCTAATTTAGTATATATCAAATCTAAATTTAATAGAGGAAGAGGATGTTCTAATTTCACTACTACAGGTTGTGGATATAGAGAATATGAACAACCTGATGGAACTTGAAAAGAATATGTTCCTGCTCCAAAAGATGATAAAAACAACGATGAAAACTAA
- a CDS encoding BspA family leucine-rich repeat surface protein: MEDNGLKTRPLKKVPKNLPHRIESLDASFAFCVGDEIEDLAYWDTSNIISMAATFAFSKFNTDISTKEVNVGNNKYIAWDVSNVTDMSYMFHESLNFDKDISNWNTSKVTDMKWMFGSMWSDGSPFNQDISTKEVDVGSKKYVAWDVSKVTDMSHMFSKASQFNQNIGNWNTSNVTDMSHMFYTSIFSKVGSYFNQDISTKEVNVGNNKYIAWDTSNVTKMSSMFYKCNRFDKNIGNWNTSKVTDMSHMFSGSKEGFLSVELSTIFNQDISTKEVNVGNNKYIAWDVSNVENMNNMLYKSEFFDQDISNWNVDNCSSFNDFIERDNDVDWNKIPKKFW, encoded by the coding sequence ATGGAAGATAATGGACTGAAAACAAGACCATTGAAAAAGGTGCCAAAAAATTTACCACACAGAATAGAAAGTTTAGATGCTTCTTTTGCATTTTGCGTAGGTGATGAAATAGAAGATCTTGCTTACTGAGACACTTCAAACATTATTAGTATGGCAGCTACTTTTGCATTTTCTAAATTTAACACAGATATTTCAACAAAAGAAGTTAATGTTGGAAATAATAAATACATTGCTTGAGATGTTTCAAATGTAACTGATATGAGTTATATGTTTCATGAATCATTAAATTTTGATAAAGATATATCTAATTGAAATACTTCTAAGGTAACAGATATGAAATGGATGTTTGGTTCAATGTGAAGTGACGGTTCTCCATTTAATCAAGATATTTCAACAAAAGAAGTTGATGTCGGTAGTAAGAAATATGTTGCTTGAGATGTTTCAAAAGTAACTGATATGAGTCATATGTTTTCTAAAGCTAGCCAATTTAACCAAAATATAGGTAACTGAAACACTTCAAATGTAACTGATATGAGTCATATGTTTTATACTTCTATTTTTAGTAAAGTTGGTTCTTATTTTAATCAAGATATTTCAACAAAAGAAGTTAATGTTGGAAATAATAAATACATTGCTTGAGATACCTCTAATGTAACCAAAATGAGTAGTATGTTTTATAAATGCAATAGGTTTGATAAAAACATAGGTAACTGAAACACTTCAAAAGTAACTGATATGAGTCATATGTTTTCAGGTTCTAAAGAAGGTTTTTTATCTGTAGAACTTTCTACAATTTTTAATCAAGATATTTCAACAAAAGAAGTTAATGTTGGAAATAATAAATACATTGCTTGAGATGTTTCAAATGTTGAAAATATGAACAATATGCTTTATAAATCTGAGTTTTTTGATCAAGATATATCTAATTGAAATGTTGATAATTGCTCTAGCTTCAATGATTTTATTGAACGAGACAACGATGTAGATTGAAATAAAATTCCAAAGAAATTTTGATAA
- a CDS encoding YfcC family protein produces MHCSAQNGDFNQKKNKKRRHLKMISSFSILLLIMGILMLSSWILHWAGVKTEVNNNIAFNDWKNHNVLKPIYELWDKEHPGVVPGNTQTWFEFLETNLGQGWTKEISGWVNKANGSEYLIGFNGVANFTGKALISPIGIADWFYAPIKGFIDKTDVIIFVLCIGAFIFILVQTKALEGFSQAIVTKLKGKEVWAIVPLMTFFSIFGSVEGMAEESLGFYMICIPLMLMAGFDVFTGVLIIMIGAGVGVLASTVNPFLVPVVIDAINSQLPENADKMTVGNGLVWRILCWFIFTSFVIVFTMMYAIRVKNNPSRSVTFSTLHGDKEFFLGSTVETIKLDWRKKTSLILFAITFIIMIVYLIGWDKIFNTTVMEDQANWLRRHLPYLASTIPGWGNATDLSVAAMIFLLASIVLGFVNWMGETKFIDTWFKGACDILSVSLIIGTAAGIGVILSETNLQSLFVSGISSSIGGIENSILKSLVLFIIFIPLSFLIPSTTGFATAIFPLLTKSLLDKQGVQLDPHASVGAITAFQFASGLVNLITPTSGVVMGAVAISRMSYTRYLKGIMPIIGCLFVMSIILICIGGVMPFAV; encoded by the coding sequence ATGCATTGTTCTGCACAAAATGGGGATTTTAATCAAAAGAAAAATAAAAAAAGACGTCATTTAAAAATGATCTCATCTTTTAGTATTTTACTTTTAATAATGGGTATTTTAATGTTATCGTCTTGAATATTACATTGAGCTGGTGTTAAAACAGAAGTTAACAATAATATCGCTTTTAATGATTGAAAAAATCACAATGTTTTAAAACCTATATATGAATTATGAGATAAAGAACATCCTGGAGTTGTTCCAGGTAACACTCAAACTTGATTTGAATTTCTTGAAACAAATTTAGGTCAAGGATGAACAAAAGAAATAAGTGGTTGAGTTAATAAAGCTAACGGCTCTGAATACTTAATAGGATTTAATGGAGTAGCAAATTTTACAGGAAAAGCTTTAATTTCTCCAATTGGTATAGCTGATTGATTCTATGCACCAATTAAAGGATTTATAGATAAAACTGATGTTATTATTTTCGTTTTATGTATTGGAGCATTTATATTTATATTAGTTCAAACAAAAGCGTTAGAAGGTTTTTCACAAGCTATTGTTACTAAATTAAAAGGAAAAGAAGTTTGAGCGATAGTTCCTTTAATGACATTCTTTTCAATATTTGGTTCAGTTGAAGGAATGGCCGAAGAATCATTAGGATTTTACATGATATGTATTCCTTTAATGCTTATGGCTGGTTTTGATGTGTTTACTGGTGTTTTAATCATTATGATTGGAGCAGGAGTTGGAGTATTAGCTTCTACAGTTAATCCATTCTTAGTACCAGTTGTTATTGATGCTATTAATAGTCAATTACCTGAAAATGCAGACAAAATGACTGTAGGTAATGGTTTAGTATGACGTATTTTATGTTGATTTATTTTTACTTCGTTTGTAATAGTGTTTACTATGATGTATGCAATAAGAGTTAAAAATAATCCATCTAGATCAGTTACTTTTTCAACTTTACACGGTGATAAAGAATTCTTCTTAGGAAGTACAGTTGAAACAATAAAATTAGATTGAAGAAAGAAAACTTCATTAATTTTATTTGCAATAACTTTTATCATTATGATTGTTTATTTAATAGGTTGAGACAAAATATTTAATACAACAGTAATGGAAGATCAAGCTAATTGATTAAGAAGACATTTACCTTATTTAGCTTCAACAATTCCAGGATGAGGAAATGCAACTGATTTATCAGTTGCTGCGATGATTTTCTTGTTAGCTTCTATTGTTTTAGGATTTGTTAACTGAATGGGTGAAACTAAATTTATTGATACTTGATTTAAAGGAGCTTGCGATATTTTATCAGTATCATTAATTATTGGAACAGCCGCTGGAATTGGAGTTATATTATCCGAAACAAATCTTCAATCATTATTTGTTTCAGGAATTAGTAGTTCTATTGGTGGAATAGAAAATAGCATTTTAAAATCATTAGTGTTATTTATAATATTTATTCCTTTATCATTTTTAATTCCTTCAACAACAGGATTTGCTACTGCAATATTCCCATTATTAACTAAATCATTATTAGATAAACAAGGAGTTCAATTAGATCCACACGCTAGTGTTGGAGCAATTACTGCATTTCAATTTGCATCAGGATTAGTTAATTTAATTACTCCTACAAGTGGAGTTGTTATGGGTGCTGTTGCAATTTCAAGAATGAGTTATACAAGATATCTAAAAGGTATTATGCCAATAATTGGATGTCTATTTGTAATGAGTATTATATTAATATGTATTGGTGGAGTTATGCCGTTTGCTGTATAG
- a CDS encoding BspA family leucine-rich repeat surface protein, producing MYTGHVEVKVLTIKENIQIVHSIWNEAFFGKLLRPIYYKNLIKELNKRLRQKDADEVSFEFTSFLDTTIGNEEDLDVIYKNEKINLQFGEFMPLSKEPTYNEDETICLDMGWNTTILEDGFKKDYIISPHPMKETVKEVPKEFAWFINGLNEVFKGNKNKEIKGIENWDTSNFDYFRLVFQDATNFDQELNNWDTSNAKTLFGMFYNASSFNKPLNHWNVSKVEDITALFFGAKSFDQDLDNWDTSNVSNMIAAFHSAESFNGNIINWNLNKVIALDGMFENAINFNQDISTKEIRKPDGTKYNAWDTSNVSQMNAVFSNAKSFNHNVSNWNVDKVNEAYNEPEEGVVTLHTFLKFATGSQLTVDKIPTFKKPELAFAVIDSNEEPEENNN from the coding sequence ATGTATACTGGTCATGTTGAAGTAAAAGTTTTAACAATAAAAGAAAATATACAAATAGTACATTCGATTTGAAATGAAGCATTCTTTGGAAAATTACTTCGTCCTATTTATTATAAAAATTTGATTAAAGAATTAAATAAAAGATTAAGACAAAAAGATGCAGATGAAGTTTCGTTTGAGTTTACATCTTTTTTAGACACAACCATTGGAAATGAAGAGGATCTTGATGTCATATATAAAAATGAAAAAATCAATCTTCAATTTGGTGAATTTATGCCACTATCAAAAGAACCTACATATAATGAAGATGAAACTATCTGTTTAGATATGGGATGAAACACTACCATTTTAGAAGATGGATTTAAAAAAGATTATATTATTAGCCCACATCCTATGAAAGAAACTGTAAAAGAAGTTCCAAAAGAATTTGCATGATTCATTAATGGTTTAAACGAAGTTTTTAAAGGAAATAAAAATAAAGAAATTAAAGGTATCGAAAATTGAGATACTTCAAATTTCGACTATTTCCGTCTTGTTTTCCAAGATGCAACAAATTTTGATCAGGAATTAAATAATTGAGACACATCAAATGCAAAAACTTTATTTGGTATGTTTTATAATGCATCATCTTTTAATAAACCTTTAAATCACTGAAACGTTTCTAAAGTAGAAGACATTACAGCCTTGTTTTTCGGTGCTAAAAGTTTTGATCAGGATTTAGATAATTGAGATACGTCAAATGTTTCAAATATGATTGCAGCATTTCATAGTGCAGAATCATTTAATGGAAATATAATAAATTGAAATCTAAATAAAGTTATAGCACTTGATGGAATGTTTGAAAATGCTATAAACTTTAATCAAGATATTTCAACAAAAGAAATAAGAAAACCAGATGGTACTAAATATAATGCTTGAGATACTTCAAATGTAAGTCAAATGAATGCTGTATTTTCAAATGCAAAATCTTTCAATCATAACGTATCTAACTGAAATGTTGATAAAGTCAATGAAGCATATAATGAGCCTGAAGAAGGAGTCGTGACACTTCATACATTCCTTAAATTTGCAACAGGAAGTCAACTAACTGTTGATAAAATACCTACTTTTAAAAAACCGGAACTTGCATTTGCGGTTATAGATTCTAATGAAGAACCTGAAGAAAATAATAATTAA
- a CDS encoding YgjP family zinc-dependent metalloprotease has translation MIKEKHQLSYQKNNITYYVVYKNQKNMILKLTNNQITVSAPFNTPIYLIEQFIYKHISKLIKVQNNYEYLRVYDFYSSKPWIKIFENQIEIELLNENVHSKIINNKIVMKNYFDNQIQLDKIYNLLAKEYKNWFINRTIMWAEKMNIQFNNVSVKTLKSKWGYCNTKLKNIVYNTKLLHFTPDIIDYVIVHELTHIVHPNHSKDFWRFLSLYIPDYKELQQKLNSKGV, from the coding sequence ATGATAAAAGAAAAACACCAATTAAGTTATCAAAAAAACAACATAACTTATTATGTTGTTTATAAAAATCAAAAGAATATGATTTTAAAATTAACTAATAATCAAATTACAGTGAGTGCTCCTTTTAATACTCCAATTTATTTAATCGAACAATTTATCTACAAACATATTTCAAAACTAATTAAAGTACAAAATAACTATGAGTATTTAAGAGTTTATGATTTTTATAGTTCTAAACCTTGAATTAAAATATTTGAAAATCAAATTGAAATTGAACTTTTAAATGAAAATGTTCATTCTAAAATTATTAATAATAAAATCGTTATGAAAAATTATTTTGATAATCAAATACAGTTAGATAAAATCTATAATTTATTAGCTAAAGAATATAAAAATTGATTTATAAATAGAACGATTATGTGAGCTGAAAAAATGAATATTCAGTTCAATAATGTTTCAGTTAAAACTTTAAAATCAAAATGAGGTTATTGTAATACTAAATTAAAAAACATAGTTTATAACACTAAATTATTACATTTTACACCCGATATTATTGATTATGTAATTGTTCACGAATTAACTCATATTGTTCATCCGAACCATTCTAAAGATTTTTGAAGATTTCTAAGTTTATATATTCCTGATTATAAAGAATTACAACAAAAACTAAATTCTAAAGGAGTTTAA
- the ychF gene encoding redox-regulated ATPase YchF encodes MGLKVGIVGLPNVGKSTLFNAITNSKVEAANYPFATIEPNVGVVEVPDFRLDKLQEIFSSKKKISTTIEFVDIAGLIAGASKGEGLGNAFLANIRETDAICEVVRCFENKDITHVEGNVDPVRDIEIINLELMLADEASIKKRIDKLAPKLRSGDKTVKAEADLLARLLECLDQNKMLNTLELNEDDEKLLKGYQLLTAKPIIYVCNVNDDELLEDNDYVKQVREFAKSSDSRVVKICAKIEEDLSEASIEEKEEFLKDLGVTQSGLDQLIQAAYNTLGLQTYFTAGPQEARSWQFKKGWNAPKCAGVIHTDFERGFIKADIYSINDLFELGSEKAVKEAGKMRLEGKTYIMQDGDVCFFKFNV; translated from the coding sequence ATGGGATTAAAAGTAGGAATCGTAGGATTACCAAATGTAGGTAAATCAACATTATTTAATGCAATTACAAATTCAAAAGTAGAAGCTGCAAATTATCCATTTGCAACTATTGAACCAAATGTAGGAGTTGTTGAAGTTCCTGATTTTAGATTAGATAAATTACAAGAAATTTTTAGTTCTAAAAAGAAAATATCAACAACAATTGAATTTGTTGATATTGCAGGACTAATTGCTGGAGCAAGTAAAGGTGAAGGATTAGGAAATGCTTTTTTAGCAAACATTAGAGAAACTGATGCAATTTGTGAAGTTGTTAGATGTTTTGAAAATAAAGATATCACTCATGTTGAAGGAAATGTTGATCCAGTTAGAGATATTGAAATTATTAATTTAGAGTTAATGTTAGCTGATGAAGCATCAATTAAAAAACGTATAGATAAATTAGCTCCTAAATTAAGAAGTGGAGATAAAACTGTTAAAGCTGAAGCTGATTTATTAGCAAGATTATTAGAGTGTTTAGATCAAAATAAAATGTTAAATACTTTAGAATTAAATGAAGATGATGAAAAACTTTTAAAAGGTTATCAACTATTAACTGCTAAACCAATTATTTATGTATGTAACGTTAATGATGATGAGTTATTAGAAGATAATGACTATGTTAAACAAGTAAGAGAATTTGCCAAATCTTCTGATTCTAGAGTTGTTAAAATTTGCGCAAAAATTGAAGAAGATTTATCTGAAGCTTCAATTGAAGAAAAAGAAGAATTTTTAAAAGATTTAGGTGTAACTCAATCTGGATTAGATCAATTAATTCAAGCAGCTTATAACACTTTAGGACTACAAACTTATTTTACAGCTGGACCTCAAGAAGCAAGAAGTTGACAATTTAAAAAAGGTTGAAACGCTCCTAAATGTGCAGGAGTAATTCATACTGATTTTGAAAGAGGATTTATTAAAGCTGATATTTATTCAATAAATGATTTATTTGAATTAGGTAGTGAAAAAGCTGTTAAAGAAGCCGGAAAAATGAGACTAGAAGGAAAAACATATATCATGCAAGATGGTGATGTGTGCTTTTTCAAATTTAATGTGTAA
- a CDS encoding DUF951 domain-containing protein, translating to MNYLDLEIGDFIELKKTHPSKTVRWELIRIGAKYKFRSCDKFDLFIELSRDTLQKQLKNIIKKG from the coding sequence ATGAACTATTTAGATTTAGAAATTGGCGATTTTATTGAATTAAAAAAAACTCATCCAAGTAAAACTGTTAGATGAGAACTAATTAGAATTGGAGCTAAATATAAATTTAGAAGTTGTGATAAGTTTGATTTATTTATTGAATTATCACGTGACACATTACAAAAACAATTAAAAAATATCATTAAGAAAGGATAA
- the rsmG gene encoding 16S rRNA (guanine(527)-N(7))-methyltransferase RsmG, which produces MFNNWSIFDNYKNFTITDEIKTKLNLYYELLERENKKYNLTRITQLDEVFEKHFLDSLLFVEQHKITNQKIADIGTGPGLPGIVLKIFFPDIKLTLIESNNKKVNFLKLVVDQLGLKDVEILNKRAEELTDLYKEKFDIIVSRAVAYLDIILEIGVQLLKVDGTYILLKGPRAYQEIEDLKNKDKKMGLELVNTQEISDTGFGIRVNLFYKKVARTSSIYPRKYSQIKKESK; this is translated from the coding sequence ATGTTCAATAATTGATCTATATTTGATAATTATAAAAACTTTACTATAACTGATGAAATTAAAACTAAACTAAACTTATATTACGAATTATTAGAAAGAGAAAATAAAAAATACAATCTAACTAGAATAACTCAATTAGATGAAGTATTTGAAAAGCATTTTTTAGATTCTTTATTATTTGTTGAACAACATAAAATAACTAATCAAAAAATAGCAGATATCGGAACAGGACCAGGGCTTCCTGGAATTGTTTTAAAAATATTTTTCCCCGATATTAAATTAACATTGATTGAATCTAATAATAAAAAAGTTAACTTTTTAAAATTAGTAGTTGACCAATTAGGTTTAAAAGATGTTGAAATTTTAAATAAGCGTGCTGAAGAATTAACTGATTTATATAAAGAAAAATTTGATATTATTGTAAGTCGTGCTGTTGCTTATTTAGATATTATTTTAGAAATTGGTGTTCAATTATTAAAAGTTGATGGAACATATATTTTATTAAAAGGACCTCGAGCTTATCAAGAAATTGAAGATCTAAAAAATAAAGATAAAAAGATGGGATTAGAATTAGTTAATACTCAAGAAATATCAGATACAGGATTTGGAATTAGAGTTAATTTATTTTATAAAAAAGTAGCTCGAACTAGTTCTATTTATCCTAGAAAATACTCACAAATTAAAAAAGAAAGTAAATAA
- the pgsA gene encoding CDP-diacylglycerol--glycerol-3-phosphate 3-phosphatidyltransferase: protein MKKNNINIPNILTMIRIALVPIILVLLLVDHYISSIDKDLSRILFSVSGAIFIIASITDFIDGWYARKYNLVTKFGKFFDPIADKLLVNCALILFAAFNILPVWITIVLILRDTIVDFVRMILSSNNITLAAGMSGKLKTVFQMIGLSILFFINTKFNNWTEFSWQNQLVLIPMYIATFFSVYSGVVYFVKAKPNLF from the coding sequence ATGAAAAAAAACAATATTAACATACCAAATATTCTAACTATGATCAGAATAGCTTTAGTACCAATAATCTTAGTTTTATTATTAGTTGATCATTATATTTCATCAATAGATAAAGATCTTTCTAGAATTTTATTTTCAGTTTCTGGAGCGATATTTATTATTGCTTCAATTACTGATTTTATTGATGGATGATACGCTAGAAAATATAATTTAGTAACTAAATTTGGTAAGTTTTTTGACCCTATTGCTGATAAGTTATTAGTTAACTGTGCATTAATTTTATTTGCTGCATTTAACATATTACCTGTTTGAATAACTATTGTATTAATTTTAAGAGATACAATTGTTGATTTTGTAAGAATGATTTTAAGTTCTAATAACATTACTTTAGCAGCGGGAATGTCAGGTAAATTAAAAACAGTTTTTCAAATGATTGGATTAAGTATTTTATTTTTCATAAATACTAAATTTAACAATTGAACAGAATTTAGTTGACAAAATCAATTAGTTTTAATACCTATGTATATTGCTACATTTTTCAGTGTTTATAGTGGAGTTGTTTATTTTGTTAAGGCTAAACCTAATTTATTTTAA
- a CDS encoding ECF transporter S component — translation MTVQQQELLNKPDLAFITKQNWSKIWKEYFMPSSTRIATLSILLSIEIVCVLFSKYVMGIVRIQSFLVLELNLWVFAVAAIATNFFWTAIFTLSSIWLRFAFGLSEPIGLLSLTFVDFGSIVAFSTIIFAVKRFYFISNKYEKYSNHEAKWIILASLLAIALGSALAGITNYTFILKLYGTPKQSIPGTTVITFGFTILKLTVNYIIFLVVYSRVNTILKNSHI, via the coding sequence ATGACAGTACAACAGCAAGAATTACTAAATAAACCGGATTTAGCATTTATTACAAAACAAAATTGATCTAAAATTTGAAAAGAATATTTCATGCCATCAAGCACTAGAATAGCAACTCTTTCTATTCTATTATCAATTGAAATAGTGTGTGTATTATTCTCAAAATATGTTATGGGAATAGTTAGAATTCAAAGCTTTTTAGTTCTTGAATTAAACCTTTGAGTTTTTGCAGTAGCAGCAATTGCAACTAACTTCTTTTGAACAGCGATATTTACTTTGTCATCTATCTGATTAAGATTCGCATTTGGTTTAAGTGAACCTATAGGACTTCTTTCTTTAACATTTGTTGACTTTGGTTCAATAGTTGCTTTTTCAACTATAATATTTGCAGTTAAAAGATTTTACTTTATTTCTAATAAGTATGAAAAATATTCGAATCATGAAGCTAAATGAATAATATTAGCAAGTTTATTAGCAATAGCACTTGGTTCGGCTTTAGCAGGTATTACTAACTATACATTTATTCTTAAGTTATATGGTACTCCAAAACAAAGCATACCAGGAACTACAGTTATTACTTTTGGATTCACTATATTAAAATTAACAGTTAACTACATTATATTCTTAGTAGTATATAGTAGAGTAAACACTATTCTTAAAAATTCTCATATTTAA